A window of Microcystis aeruginosa FD4 contains these coding sequences:
- the rfbH gene encoding lipopolysaccharide biosynthesis protein RfbH has protein sequence MTVAAGFPTTVNPIFQNQLIPVFLDVKLPGYDLDIDQLESALSEKTKAIMIAHTLGNPFNLEAVMAFAEKHDLWVVEDNCDAVGSLYKGQKTGTFGHLATVSFYPAHHMTMGEGGAVLTSDTRLKKIVESFRDWGRDCWCAPGVDNTCNKRFGWQLGDLPFGYDHKYTYSHVGYNLKMTDMQAAVGVAQLDKLPEFIQKRRENFDFLHQKLQDLQDVLVLPEASPHSEPSWFGFPILVREDAAFTRNDLVKHLEEKRIGTRLLFGGNLLRQPLYQGLNYRVIGDLSNADKIMEGVFWIGVFPGLTEEMLTYVAATIREFCRGLDQSQS, from the coding sequence ATTACCGTTGCCGCGGGTTTCCCGACTACGGTTAATCCCATCTTTCAAAATCAGCTAATTCCGGTCTTTTTAGACGTTAAATTACCTGGTTATGACCTTGATATTGATCAACTGGAATCGGCCTTGTCAGAGAAGACTAAAGCGATTATGATCGCTCATACCCTGGGAAATCCCTTTAATTTAGAAGCGGTGATGGCTTTTGCCGAAAAACATGACCTTTGGGTAGTGGAGGATAACTGTGATGCGGTGGGAAGTCTTTATAAAGGGCAGAAAACTGGCACCTTTGGGCATTTAGCAACGGTTAGCTTTTATCCCGCCCATCACATGACTATGGGAGAAGGGGGCGCGGTTTTAACCAGTGATACCCGCTTGAAAAAGATTGTCGAGTCATTCCGTGACTGGGGGAGAGATTGTTGGTGTGCGCCTGGGGTAGATAATACCTGTAATAAGCGCTTCGGTTGGCAGTTAGGAGATTTACCCTTTGGCTATGACCATAAGTACACCTATTCTCATGTGGGTTATAACCTAAAGATGACGGATATGCAAGCCGCCGTCGGGGTAGCGCAACTGGATAAATTGCCGGAATTTATCCAAAAGCGCCGGGAAAATTTCGACTTTTTACATCAAAAATTACAAGACTTACAAGATGTTTTAGTTCTGCCCGAAGCAAGTCCCCATTCTGAACCGAGTTGGTTTGGTTTTCCTATCTTAGTTAGGGAAGATGCAGCTTTTACTCGCAATGATTTGGTTAAGCATTTGGAGGAAAAACGCATCGGCACAAGGCTATTATTTGGGGGTAATTTACTGCGACAACCTCTGTATCAAGGATTAAATTATCGGGTAATAGGAGACTTGTCTAATGCAGATAAAATCATGGAAGGAGTCTTCTGGATTGGGGTGTTTCCGGGATTAACAGAAGAGATGTTAACCTATGTAGCAGCGACTATCCGAGAGTTTTGTCGAGGCCTGGATCAGAGTCAAAGCTGA
- a CDS encoding DegT/DnrJ/EryC1/StrS family aminotransferase, producing MTQSISPPSTTTEAELRSQVFQSVQKYYDFKFQPRAFVAGQTYIPVSGKVFDEQELVKLVDSSLDFWLTTGRYAAEFEERFAQWMGVKHCLLVNSGSSANLVALSALTSPKLGEKTT from the coding sequence ATGACTCAATCTATTTCTCCCCCCAGTACCACTACTGAAGCTGAACTGCGATCGCAAGTATTTCAATCCGTACAAAAATACTATGACTTCAAATTTCAACCCCGGGCTTTTGTGGCGGGGCAAACCTATATTCCGGTTTCGGGTAAGGTATTTGATGAGCAAGAATTAGTCAAATTAGTCGATTCTTCCCTAGATTTCTGGTTAACGACGGGCAGATATGCCGCAGAATTTGAGGAACGTTTTGCCCAGTGGATGGGGGTAAAACATTGTTTATTAGTCAATTCCGGCTCTTCAGCCAATTTAGTGGCTTTAAGTGCCTTAACTTCCCCTAAATTGGGGGAAAAAACAACTTAA
- the rfbG gene encoding CDP-glucose 4,6-dehydratase yields the protein MENMVKEGFWSGKKVFITGHTGFKGSWLSFWLLHLGAAVKGLSLAPNTTPALFDQLDLAQNLSHHIGDIREAELVARLIASWQPDVIFHLAAQPLVRLSYLESVETWNTNVMGTIHVLEALKSLTHPCAAVFITSDKCYENREWVYGYRENDPLGGYDPYSSSKAGAELAIASWRNSFFKTPQTPIGIASARAGNVIGGGDWSLDRIVPDAMRALIKSEAIPVRNPLATRPWQHVLEPLGGYLRLAESIYLQLMTANWQQDSRGLYGAFNFGPSLASNRPVKELVESILQLWPGTWLDQSDPKAVHEAKLLNLVTDKAFHTLKWQPVWDFRQTLKETVTWYYQAAQMDSEDKAQFQDLTRQQIEYYQSCLID from the coding sequence ATGGAAAATATGGTAAAGGAAGGATTTTGGTCGGGCAAAAAGGTCTTTATTACTGGTCATACCGGCTTTAAGGGGTCTTGGCTGTCGTTTTGGCTACTCCATCTAGGGGCAGCGGTCAAAGGCCTCAGTTTAGCTCCCAATACCACCCCCGCTTTATTTGACCAATTAGACTTAGCTCAGAACCTGAGTCATCATATAGGAGATATTCGAGAGGCTGAGTTAGTAGCTCGTTTAATCGCTTCATGGCAACCAGATGTGATTTTTCATTTAGCGGCACAACCCTTAGTGCGGCTTTCTTATCTTGAGTCGGTGGAAACGTGGAACACAAATGTTATGGGGACTATTCACGTTTTAGAGGCCCTCAAAAGCCTGACTCATCCCTGTGCCGCCGTGTTTATTACTAGCGATAAGTGCTATGAGAATCGGGAATGGGTCTATGGTTATCGGGAAAATGACCCGTTAGGGGGTTATGATCCCTATAGTTCTAGTAAAGCGGGGGCGGAATTGGCGATCGCATCTTGGCGAAATTCCTTCTTTAAAACCCCTCAAACCCCCATCGGCATTGCCAGCGCCAGGGCAGGAAATGTCATCGGTGGCGGAGATTGGTCTCTAGATCGGATTGTACCCGATGCGATGCGGGCTTTGATCAAGTCGGAAGCGATTCCCGTGCGGAACCCTCTAGCGACTCGCCCTTGGCAGCACGTTTTAGAGCCTTTAGGTGGCTATTTACGCTTGGCTGAGTCGATTTATCTGCAGTTGATGACGGCTAATTGGCAGCAAGACAGCCGGGGTTTATATGGGGCGTTCAATTTCGGTCCGTCTCTAGCCTCTAATCGTCCAGTTAAAGAGTTAGTTGAGTCTATCTTACAACTTTGGCCAGGGACTTGGCTCGATCAGAGTGATCCGAAGGCTGTTCATGAGGCTAAATTGCTTAATCTAGTTACAGATAAGGCTTTCCATACCCTAAAATGGCAACCAGTCTGGGATTTTCGGCAAACCCTCAAGGAAACGGTGACATGGTATTATCAAGCGGCTCAAATGGACTCTGAAGATAAAGCACAATTCCAAGACCTTACTCGTCAACAAATCGAATATTATCAAAGTTGTTTGATCGATTAG
- a CDS encoding GDP-mannose 4,6-dehydratase, which yields MTGHTGFKGSWLAFWLLHLGAEVKGLSLAANTTPALFEQLDLAQNLSHHLGDIREAELVTRLIASWQPDVVFH from the coding sequence ATCACTGGTCATACCGGCTTTAAGGGGTCTTGGCTGGCGTTTTGGTTACTCCATCTGGGGGCAGAGGTAAAAGGCCTCAGTTTAGCGGCCAATACCACCCCCGCCTTATTTGAGCAATTAGACTTAGCTCAGAATCTGAGTCACCATCTAGGAGATATTCGAGAGGCTGAGTTAGTGACTCGTTTAATCGCTTCATGGCAACCGGATGTAGTCTTTCATTGA
- the rfbF gene encoding glucose-1-phosphate cytidylyltransferase, whose translation MVIQSVSLTVKDYKSNIPVAILCGGKGTRLREETEFRPKPMINIGNRPIIWHIMKTYAHYGLTDFMLCLGYKGEIIRDYFFNYDWNQSDVLLELGNKKVTKLDSGHDEEDWRIWLVDTGQETMTGGRLKRLTSHIDQSGSEIFLATYGDGVCDVNIADLLDFHYSHGKLATMTAVRPSSRFGELIIEGNLVTQFQEKPQTAEGWINGGYFVLNRKVLDLIEGDSTTFEAQPLRTLAALGELAVYKHDGFWQCMDTYREMEMLNHLYDTGQARWKIW comes from the coding sequence ATGGTAATACAATCGGTCAGTTTAACAGTTAAGGACTATAAGTCTAACATTCCCGTCGCTATCCTGTGTGGTGGCAAAGGCACCCGACTGCGGGAAGAAACCGAATTTCGACCTAAACCGATGATTAATATCGGAAATCGTCCAATTATTTGGCATATCATGAAAACTTATGCCCACTATGGTTTAACTGATTTTATGCTCTGTCTAGGGTATAAAGGGGAGATCATCCGGGACTATTTCTTTAACTATGATTGGAATCAAAGTGATGTCCTCTTAGAGTTAGGCAATAAAAAAGTGACTAAACTCGATAGTGGACATGATGAGGAAGACTGGCGTATTTGGTTAGTTGATACGGGACAGGAAACCATGACGGGAGGTCGTCTTAAACGTCTCACATCTCATATAGACCAAAGCGGAAGCGAGATATTTTTGGCCACCTATGGGGATGGGGTGTGTGATGTGAATATTGCGGATCTGTTGGATTTCCATTACTCCCATGGGAAATTAGCCACTATGACGGCGGTTCGTCCTTCTTCTCGCTTTGGCGAGTTAATCATTGAGGGTAATCTAGTCACTCAATTCCAAGAAAAGCCCCAAACGGCTGAAGGATGGATTAATGGGGGCTATTTTGTCTTAAATCGCAAGGTTTTGGATTTAATTGAGGGAGATTCGACGACTTTTGAGGCACAGCCCCTAAGAACCTTGGCCGCTTTAGGAGAACTCGCCGTCTATAAGCATGATGGGTTTTGGCAGTGCATGGATACTTATCGAGAAATGGAAATGCTCAATCACCTTTATGACACTGGACAAGCTAGATGGAAAATATGGTAA
- a CDS encoding ABC transporter ATP-binding protein → MTLAVAIKKLKKSYGQTAAVKDISFTVAAAEIFGLLGPNGAGKTTTIRCLCTLAKPDGGKIEVGGVDALNNPKSARKRLGYVAQEVALDKMLTGRELLQLQAALYHIPAQKSRERIKELINLLGLEEYADKKTGTYSGGIKKRLDLAAGLLHQPEVLVLDEPTVGLDIESRLIVWDFLRQLRAAGTSVLITSHYLEEIDALADNLAIIDNGIVIARGTPSQLKEQLGGDRITLKVREFSPEEEAFKAKELLSRLPFVEEVIVNTAQGNSLNLIVTAKSNPLSKIEQTLAESGLPLFSIAQSRPSLDDVYLAATGRTLMDAEIAAASSRDLKAEKKQAMKES, encoded by the coding sequence ATGACCCTTGCGGTGGCGATCAAAAAGTTAAAAAAATCCTACGGTCAGACAGCAGCGGTTAAAGATATCTCCTTTACCGTGGCAGCGGCAGAAATCTTCGGTTTACTCGGTCCCAATGGTGCGGGGAAAACCACCACGATTCGCTGTCTTTGCACCCTTGCTAAACCCGATGGCGGCAAAATCGAGGTGGGGGGTGTCGATGCCTTGAATAACCCCAAATCTGCCCGTAAACGCCTGGGTTACGTTGCCCAAGAAGTCGCCCTCGATAAAATGCTCACCGGCCGGGAACTGTTGCAACTACAAGCGGCTCTGTATCACATTCCCGCTCAAAAGTCAAGAGAGCGCATCAAAGAATTAATAAATCTTTTAGGATTAGAGGAATACGCCGACAAAAAAACAGGAACCTATTCCGGCGGCATCAAAAAACGGCTGGATTTAGCGGCGGGATTACTGCATCAGCCGGAGGTTTTGGTGCTGGATGAACCGACTGTGGGCCTCGATATCGAAAGTCGTTTGATTGTCTGGGATTTTCTGCGACAATTACGGGCGGCCGGAACCAGTGTGTTAATTACCAGCCATTATCTCGAAGAAATCGATGCCTTGGCTGATAACTTGGCAATTATCGACAATGGTATCGTCATTGCTCGCGGTACCCCCTCACAACTGAAAGAGCAGCTGGGCGGCGATCGCATTACCCTAAAAGTGCGGGAATTTTCCCCAGAGGAAGAGGCTTTCAAAGCGAAAGAATTATTATCCCGTCTGCCTTTTGTCGAGGAAGTGATCGTCAATACCGCTCAGGGTAACTCCCTTAATCTGATCGTGACGGCGAAGAGCAATCCTTTAAGCAAAATTGAACAAACCCTAGCCGAATCGGGATTACCCCTGTTTAGCATCGCCCAATCCCGTCCTAGTCTCGATGATGTCTATCTAGCGGCCACTGGACGCACCCTGATGGATGCGGAAATTGCCGCCGCCAGCAGTCGCGACCTCAAGGCGGAGAAAAAACAAGCGATGAAGGAATCCTAG
- a CDS encoding all3515 family Zur-repressed PEP-CTERM protein — protein MVLQVSRVGLVCAGEKIREKSPKSPFIAVSFILSLSFALVTVAKAEEPAIGQSLPEFYIGVDNQITLTRGIYEGLANPNHNRLTLLVAHREGNPHFHGIGTYSYSGPSSNPVVNPTNSNNRIPETSTGLPPLSLIAGKGIFQNSFVSAATGEEYSNLLMQSVATINNSSDLGEQALFNSSGGRWNRSLGNANLSLQLLEISDGLTVANSLGETILANAGDIYAIGTGDNFSFLPKFLASRPGKYSASFKLVDLSLSWGDSGIFHLDFQTVPEPSTLIALILFGSILLTRSSSKN, from the coding sequence ATGGTTCTACAGGTCTCTAGGGTAGGATTAGTTTGTGCTGGGGAGAAAATCCGCGAAAAAAGCCCTAAATCTCCATTTATAGCTGTTAGCTTCATTTTATCGCTTTCTTTTGCCCTCGTAACGGTGGCTAAGGCTGAAGAGCCTGCTATTGGTCAGAGTTTGCCCGAATTTTATATCGGGGTGGATAATCAAATCACCTTAACTCGGGGCATCTATGAGGGATTAGCCAATCCTAACCATAACCGGTTAACTCTTCTGGTTGCTCACCGAGAGGGAAACCCTCATTTTCACGGTATCGGCACTTACAGTTATTCTGGACCGTCTAGTAATCCAGTCGTTAATCCCACTAACAGCAATAATCGCATTCCTGAGACTTCTACAGGATTGCCTCCTCTCTCCTTAATTGCAGGAAAAGGAATTTTTCAGAATAGTTTTGTTAGTGCTGCCACTGGGGAGGAATATAGCAATTTACTGATGCAATCAGTGGCAACTATTAATAATTCCTCTGACTTGGGAGAACAAGCTCTTTTTAACAGTTCTGGGGGACGGTGGAATCGGTCTTTAGGTAATGCCAACCTATCCTTGCAACTGTTAGAGATTAGTGATGGATTAACAGTAGCTAACTCTTTAGGAGAGACAATTTTAGCTAATGCTGGAGATATCTATGCGATCGGTACTGGTGATAACTTCTCCTTTTTACCGAAGTTTCTTGCCTCTCGACCGGGAAAATATTCAGCCAGTTTTAAACTGGTAGATCTTAGCCTTTCTTGGGGAGATTCAGGAATTTTCCACCTAGATTTTCAAACAGTTCCCGAACCATCAACTCTGATAGCCTTAATACTGTTTGGGTCAATTTTATTAACTCGATCGAGTAGTAAAAACTAA
- the lpxD gene encoding UDP-3-O-(3-hydroxymyristoyl)glucosamine N-acyltransferase → MKFSEIAQKLSPLVSAHSLTAYPDRNPEIKAITPIETALVDTISYIEGGKFAAFVAKTEATALILPLDANLQQQADERGIPWLASANPRLLFAHAIKLFYQPFQPQPYIHATAVVHPSAKIGHKVAIGAHAVVEANVTLGDGVCIHPNAVVYPGVHIGDRTILHANCTIHERVQIGNDCVIHSGAVIGAEGFGFVPVPEGWFKMEQSGIVVLEDGVEIGCNSAVDRPAVGETRIGSQTKIDNLVHIAHNCQIGQACALAGQVGMAGGVKLGNRVILAGQVGIANQAVIGDGAIATAQTGIHNDIGAGEVVSGAPAMPHKLFLKVAAAYKRLPEIYQAVKQLKK, encoded by the coding sequence ATGAAATTTAGTGAAATTGCCCAAAAATTAAGCCCTTTAGTCTCTGCTCACAGTTTAACCGCCTATCCCGACAGAAATCCCGAAATTAAAGCCATAACTCCCATCGAAACCGCCCTAGTCGATACGATTAGCTATATCGAAGGGGGAAAATTTGCTGCCTTTGTCGCCAAAACTGAGGCTACTGCCCTAATTCTGCCCCTGGATGCCAATTTACAACAACAGGCCGACGAACGCGGCATCCCTTGGTTAGCTAGTGCCAATCCCCGACTTTTATTCGCCCACGCCATCAAATTATTCTATCAACCCTTTCAGCCCCAACCCTACATTCACGCCACCGCCGTGGTGCATCCATCGGCTAAAATCGGCCATAAAGTCGCCATCGGGGCCCATGCCGTGGTAGAAGCCAATGTCACCCTCGGTGATGGGGTGTGCATTCATCCTAACGCTGTTGTTTACCCCGGGGTGCATATTGGCGATCGCACAATTCTCCACGCTAACTGTACTATCCATGAACGGGTACAAATCGGCAATGATTGCGTTATCCACAGTGGCGCTGTTATCGGTGCTGAGGGCTTCGGTTTTGTGCCGGTTCCCGAAGGCTGGTTTAAGATGGAACAATCGGGTATCGTGGTCTTAGAAGATGGCGTAGAAATTGGCTGTAATAGTGCCGTGGATCGTCCGGCAGTGGGAGAAACCCGCATCGGTAGCCAGACTAAGATCGATAATCTCGTCCATATTGCCCATAATTGCCAAATTGGCCAAGCTTGCGCCCTAGCAGGACAGGTAGGCATGGCAGGAGGCGTAAAATTGGGCAATCGCGTTATTTTAGCAGGACAGGTGGGCATTGCCAATCAAGCAGTGATCGGGGACGGTGCGATCGCAACAGCCCAAACCGGCATTCACAACGATATCGGAGCAGGAGAAGTGGTTTCCGGCGCTCCCGCTATGCCCCATAAGTTATTCCTCAAGGTAGCAGCCGCTTACAAGCGTTTACCCGAAATCTATCAAGCGGTTAAGCAATTAAAAAAATAG
- the ggt gene encoding gamma-glutamyltransferase gives MTRKSKGAIAAGHPKTAEAGQLILEMGGNAFDAIVGSILAAFVVEFTLASAGGGGFLLAHTKEKVNTLFDFFCQTPKSKKPLTNIDFYPVAINFGGASQDFHIGRGAIATTGALRGLETVQKKLGKLPFAVVAEPAIEYARQGYILSQYNGFCLSLLSSILLKDREGLKVYAPQGKLLQAGDRCVMGDFANTLEELSKKGVKDFYEGEIAHQIAKDMQEGGYLTLEDLNHYQVLERKPLKSQYRGYEILTNPPPSSGGILLAFALKLLETVNLSALEHLGAKHLQILTEVMALTNQARVQGYDNFIHQEGIAEKFLSPEFLGKYPNKWGSTTHISVIDGEGNAASATFSNGEGSAYTVPGTGIMLNNMIGEADLNPFGFHNWPVDRRLSSMMSPTMILEEGKPRFVLGSGGSNRIRTAILQVISNLIDFRQSLPDAIAASRLHWENQQLGIEPLEDRENMLKNLVLPANTQVSRWQEQNMFFGGVHGVAVNDRGELTATGDPRRDGVGLLIRDF, from the coding sequence GTGACTCGCAAAAGCAAGGGCGCTATCGCCGCAGGACATCCAAAAACTGCCGAAGCTGGACAATTAATCTTAGAAATGGGCGGCAATGCCTTCGATGCCATTGTTGGCTCGATTTTAGCGGCTTTCGTGGTCGAATTCACCCTCGCTTCCGCGGGGGGCGGCGGTTTTTTATTAGCACATACCAAGGAAAAAGTCAATACCCTTTTTGATTTTTTTTGTCAAACTCCCAAATCTAAAAAACCCTTGACAAATATCGACTTTTACCCAGTGGCGATCAATTTTGGGGGTGCTAGTCAAGATTTTCACATTGGCCGAGGTGCGATCGCAACGACCGGGGCGTTACGGGGATTGGAAACAGTGCAGAAAAAACTGGGAAAATTACCCTTTGCCGTGGTAGCAGAACCAGCGATCGAATATGCTCGACAAGGCTACATTTTGAGCCAATATAACGGCTTTTGCCTGAGTTTACTATCTTCGATCCTGCTCAAAGATAGAGAGGGTTTAAAAGTCTATGCTCCCCAAGGAAAACTCCTCCAAGCTGGCGATCGCTGTGTGATGGGCGATTTTGCCAACACTTTAGAAGAATTAAGCAAAAAAGGCGTAAAAGACTTTTATGAGGGAGAAATCGCCCACCAAATTGCCAAGGATATGCAGGAGGGTGGTTATCTTACCCTAGAGGATTTAAATCATTACCAAGTCCTTGAGAGAAAACCCCTAAAAAGCCAATATCGGGGTTACGAAATACTGACTAATCCGCCTCCTAGTTCTGGGGGAATTCTCCTAGCTTTTGCCCTAAAATTACTGGAAACAGTTAATTTATCGGCTTTAGAGCATCTAGGAGCCAAACATCTGCAAATTTTAACGGAAGTGATGGCCTTAACCAATCAAGCGCGGGTTCAAGGCTACGATAATTTTATCCATCAGGAGGGAATCGCAGAGAAGTTTCTCTCGCCGGAATTTTTAGGCAAATATCCCAATAAATGGGGCAGTACCACCCATATTAGCGTTATCGATGGGGAAGGTAATGCCGCCAGTGCTACCTTTTCCAACGGCGAAGGATCAGCTTACACCGTGCCGGGGACAGGAATTATGCTCAATAATATGATCGGGGAAGCGGACTTAAATCCCTTTGGCTTTCACAATTGGCCGGTTGATCGTCGTTTATCCTCAATGATGTCCCCAACGATGATTTTAGAGGAAGGAAAGCCGCGATTTGTTCTCGGTTCTGGGGGTTCCAATCGCATTCGCACCGCTATTTTGCAGGTTATTAGCAATTTAATCGATTTTCGGCAATCCTTACCCGATGCGATCGCTGCCTCGCGCCTACATTGGGAAAATCAACAATTAGGAATTGAACCTCTAGAAGATCGGGAAAATATGCTCAAAAATCTGGTTTTACCCGCAAATACTCAAGTATCCCGGTGGCAAGAACAAAATATGTTTTTTGGGGGAGTGCATGGGGTGGCAGTGAATGATCGGGGGGAGTTGACCGCTACGGGCGATCCGCGTCGGGATGGAGTAGGATTATTGATTAGGGATTTTTAG
- a CDS encoding addiction module antidote protein: MATIQTYPWDAADHLKTKEDIAAYLEAALEDGDPSLVVAALGDIARSQGMTHIARETGLGRESLYKSLSNQGNPEFATVLKVLQALGLRLQVVPIT; encoded by the coding sequence ATGGCTACAATTCAGACTTATCCTTGGGATGCAGCAGATCATTTGAAAACAAAAGAAGATATCGCTGCTTATCTGGAAGCTGCCCTCGAAGATGGCGATCCTAGCTTAGTAGTGGCAGCATTAGGCGATATTGCTCGTTCTCAAGGGATGACTCATATTGCTCGCGAGACGGGTTTGGGACGGGAGAGTCTCTATAAATCTTTGTCGAATCAGGGGAATCCAGAGTTTGCTACAGTTCTTAAGGTTTTGCAAGCACTTGGGTTACGCCTGCAAGTTGTACCCATTACCTAA
- a CDS encoding type II toxin-antitoxin system RelE/ParE family toxin: protein MIEIRQTETYSEWFSDLRDHQAKARINIRIRRLSMGNPGDVKPVGRGVSELRVDYGPGYRVYFKQQGETLIILLTGGDKRTQERDIKTALDLAQYL, encoded by the coding sequence ATGATTGAAATTCGCCAGACCGAAACCTATTCTGAGTGGTTTAGTGATTTGCGAGATCATCAGGCCAAGGCACGCATAAATATCCGCATTCGTCGTTTATCTATGGGCAATCCGGGTGATGTTAAGCCAGTAGGACGAGGTGTATCGGAACTGCGCGTTGATTATGGACCGGGCTATCGCGTGTATTTCAAACAACAAGGTGAGACTTTGATTATTCTCTTAACGGGGGGAGACAAACGGACTCAAGAACGGGACATCAAAACAGCATTAGATTTAGCCCAATACTTATAG
- a CDS encoding TolC family protein produces the protein MLLLRYSITVSAVLGLIFLAESSVKAQTQSAADLLKKPQPTANPVSQLPGPSAAPATTEADPKAPNYLNPSGNPLIFPTKPDEVNIRVVQPLTLNQAIELALKNNQTLQTARVDLEIARAQLKEQQAALLPTAEAETSLTQDQSAAAQRQNELARQQGIPATTPEDSTNLQGSVRIVYGVYTGGERTAQIKRAEKVIRQRELEVERVSEQTRFDATDAYYELQRGDAQVAIAQAAIEDASQSLRDAQLLEQAGLGTRFAVLQAEVDLANANQDLTRAISTQRISRRRLAQILSVGQHIELTAADEIREAGTWGLSLDDSIVLAYKNRAELEQQLLQREISAEDRSIAISAVIPQVDLLGEYNVLNDLSDEAGFGDGFSVGGRIRWTFFDGGRAFARARQAERNIDRADTEFSLRRNEIRLQVEESYYSLISNQENIKTSQKSIESATESLRLARLRFQAGVGTQTDVINSQRDLTDARSRYLQAIVDYNRSLNSLQRSISNLPDNRLFEVR, from the coding sequence ATGTTGCTCTTGCGTTATAGTATTACCGTGAGTGCGGTGCTTGGGTTGATTTTCTTGGCTGAATCCTCGGTTAAGGCACAAACTCAGTCCGCTGCCGATTTATTGAAGAAACCGCAACCTACTGCCAATCCAGTGTCTCAATTACCCGGTCCCTCGGCGGCACCGGCAACTACGGAAGCGGATCCGAAAGCCCCCAATTATCTTAATCCTAGTGGCAATCCCCTAATTTTTCCCACCAAACCGGATGAGGTGAATATTAGGGTAGTACAACCGCTCACCTTAAATCAAGCGATCGAATTAGCTTTAAAAAATAATCAGACCTTACAGACCGCCCGGGTCGATTTAGAAATCGCTCGCGCCCAATTAAAGGAACAACAGGCGGCCTTATTACCCACGGCCGAAGCGGAAACCAGTCTCACTCAAGATCAATCGGCAGCTGCCCAAAGACAGAATGAGTTGGCTCGTCAACAGGGAATCCCAGCCACTACACCCGAAGATAGTACCAACCTTCAGGGTAGTGTTCGGATTGTCTATGGGGTTTATACAGGGGGTGAACGGACAGCCCAGATCAAAAGGGCCGAAAAAGTCATCCGGCAACGGGAACTAGAGGTGGAACGAGTCTCGGAACAAACTCGTTTTGATGCCACCGATGCCTATTATGAATTGCAGAGGGGTGATGCCCAAGTAGCGATCGCCCAAGCTGCGATCGAAGATGCTAGTCAAAGTTTACGGGATGCTCAATTATTGGAACAAGCGGGACTAGGAACCCGATTTGCTGTCCTACAGGCGGAAGTTGACCTAGCCAACGCTAACCAAGACTTAACCCGGGCGATTTCTACCCAGCGTATTTCCCGACGACGACTGGCACAGATATTGAGTGTCGGTCAGCACATCGAGTTAACCGCTGCCGATGAGATTCGTGAGGCGGGAACTTGGGGCTTAAGTCTTGATGATAGTATCGTTTTGGCCTATAAAAATCGCGCGGAATTAGAACAACAACTCTTACAGAGGGAAATTAGCGCAGAAGACCGCTCGATCGCCATTTCGGCGGTGATTCCCCAGGTTGACCTTTTGGGCGAGTATAATGTCCTCAACGATCTCAGTGATGAAGCTGGTTTTGGCGATGGTTTTAGCGTCGGTGGCCGGATTCGTTGGACTTTCTTTGATGGTGGTCGTGCTTTTGCTCGCGCCCGTCAAGCGGAAAGAAATATCGATCGCGCCGATACGGAATTCTCCCTCCGTCGCAATGAAATTCGCCTTCAGGTGGAGGAATCCTACTATAGTTTGATTTCTAACCAAGAAAACATTAAAACTTCGCAAAAAAGCATTGAATCGGCCACGGAAAGTCTGCGATTAGCCCGTTTACGCTTTCAGGCGGGTGTGGGAACCCAAACGGACGTGATCAACTCCCAACGGGATTTAACCGATGCCAGAAGCCGTTATCTACAGGCGATCGTCGATTACAATAGATCCCTGAATAGTCTCCAGCGATCGATTAGTAATTTACCGGATAATCGTTTGTTTGAAGTGCGTTAA